In Phycisphaeraceae bacterium, a genomic segment contains:
- a CDS encoding DNA translocase FtsK 4TM domain-containing protein codes for MSKKPRSKPEVPMSGRIWKVPVWLAVAAVFGFVVVSLVSYNGADAPGHVTWPQNDTPANWGGPVGAATAYTLLRLLGWAVLIPIVFAAAALVQTGWKRRLDHPLLRFFGVVLVSAGIAGLFAVLRPQGGLLPGLPGGTLGLLIAETLMIPRFGSVGSVLWLGLVGLIGMVVAADRLMFALPRLIWRGLVPAAATTRTVAAAATEATREGSRGVFARFIARLKRRRTKVEEVRLNDIDDPIEVAVTPRSKRRVTVVPVPRRIEAEPLDEMEDDDDEAVAQNDDDAEDDDLPGAPQVFDREKLKEKIAALNVRFSGSEKSSATDEDLEDIQNAIELEGYRFPGLDLLEEPEEGFNDTLESLVREQAESLESALQQYRINGEVVDIESGPVITLFHVRLAPGTKVAQLNTISSDLARSLRAVNIRIVSNIEGRDTVGIEVPNPNKEKVRLKELMSNRDLFASMKLPMFLGKDAAGDPLITDLTKMPHMLIAGTTGSGKSVCMNTIIMSFLYTKKPNELKLVLVDPKMVEMSQFRDIPHLMCPVVTEMHKAAAILEWACQKMDERYELLAEAGCRDITAYNNLEWEELKERFNPRSEQEEAKIPRKLPYMVFIIDELADLMMTNKEVESSIIRIAQKARAVGIHLILATQRPQANVVTGLIKSNMPCRITFKVASNLDSRVVLDQRGGELLLGQGDMLYLSPQSHKVMRAQGTLVDDLEIRRVVKFMKSIAAPSFERQLVQLRSAAEGSDEDRILQSQNNSSASLAAAQEDPMFDRAVEIVLETKRGSVSLLQRRLAIGYTRASRLIDLMGIAGIIGDHKGSVAREVMITPEEWVEIKRMAGELAAVQGGQLFPTQDSAEHPDGGDEHPESGDIDDEDDDFARTSRQDSASDEG; via the coding sequence ATGAGCAAGAAGCCTCGATCAAAACCCGAAGTGCCGATGTCCGGGAGGATCTGGAAAGTCCCCGTCTGGCTCGCAGTGGCCGCCGTCTTCGGCTTCGTCGTGGTCAGTCTCGTCAGTTACAACGGCGCCGACGCCCCCGGGCACGTCACCTGGCCGCAAAATGACACGCCGGCAAACTGGGGAGGCCCGGTTGGTGCTGCCACCGCGTACACGCTCCTGCGACTTCTCGGCTGGGCGGTTCTTATCCCGATTGTGTTTGCTGCCGCCGCACTGGTTCAGACAGGGTGGAAGCGCCGGCTTGACCATCCGCTCCTTCGGTTCTTTGGCGTGGTCCTGGTCTCGGCGGGGATCGCAGGCCTGTTTGCCGTGCTTCGGCCGCAGGGGGGCCTGTTGCCGGGTCTGCCCGGCGGAACCCTCGGGCTCCTGATCGCCGAGACGCTCATGATCCCCCGATTTGGAAGCGTCGGGTCCGTGCTCTGGCTGGGGTTGGTGGGTCTGATCGGCATGGTCGTCGCGGCCGATCGACTCATGTTCGCCCTGCCCAGACTGATCTGGCGCGGGCTCGTTCCCGCTGCCGCGACGACGCGCACCGTCGCCGCTGCCGCGACCGAAGCCACACGCGAAGGTTCGAGAGGTGTCTTCGCGCGATTCATCGCCCGCCTCAAGCGCCGCCGCACCAAGGTCGAAGAAGTCAGGCTCAACGACATCGACGACCCGATCGAGGTCGCTGTCACACCTCGCTCCAAGCGCCGCGTCACCGTCGTGCCCGTGCCCAGGCGCATCGAGGCGGAACCCCTCGACGAGATGGAGGATGATGACGACGAGGCTGTCGCCCAGAATGATGATGACGCCGAGGACGACGATCTGCCCGGTGCACCCCAGGTCTTTGACCGCGAGAAACTCAAGGAAAAGATCGCAGCCCTCAATGTGCGTTTCTCCGGCTCAGAGAAGTCGAGCGCGACCGACGAAGATCTCGAAGACATCCAGAACGCCATCGAACTCGAAGGCTACCGATTCCCAGGTCTGGACCTGCTCGAAGAGCCTGAAGAAGGCTTCAACGACACACTCGAATCGCTCGTGCGCGAACAGGCCGAATCGCTCGAATCCGCACTTCAGCAGTACCGCATCAACGGCGAGGTTGTCGATATCGAGTCCGGCCCGGTCATCACGCTCTTTCACGTCCGCCTCGCACCCGGCACCAAGGTCGCGCAGCTCAACACCATCTCCAGCGATCTGGCCCGCTCGCTCCGCGCGGTCAACATTCGCATCGTCTCGAACATCGAGGGACGCGACACCGTCGGCATCGAAGTCCCGAATCCCAACAAGGAAAAGGTCCGCCTCAAGGAACTCATGAGCAATCGCGATCTGTTCGCGAGCATGAAACTCCCGATGTTCCTCGGCAAGGACGCAGCGGGCGACCCGCTCATCACCGACCTGACCAAGATGCCCCACATGCTCATTGCCGGGACCACCGGCTCGGGTAAGAGCGTGTGCATGAACACGATCATCATGAGTTTCCTCTATACGAAGAAACCCAACGAACTCAAACTCGTGCTGGTCGATCCGAAGATGGTCGAGATGAGTCAGTTCCGCGATATTCCGCACCTGATGTGCCCAGTTGTGACCGAGATGCACAAGGCCGCTGCCATTCTCGAATGGGCATGCCAGAAAATGGACGAACGCTACGAACTGCTCGCCGAAGCCGGCTGCCGCGATATCACGGCGTACAACAACCTCGAATGGGAGGAACTCAAGGAACGCTTCAACCCTCGCTCCGAGCAGGAAGAAGCCAAAATCCCACGCAAACTTCCGTACATGGTCTTCATCATCGACGAACTGGCCGACCTCATGATGACCAACAAGGAAGTCGAGAGTTCGATCATTCGCATCGCCCAGAAGGCTCGCGCTGTCGGCATCCATCTGATCCTCGCCACGCAGCGACCACAGGCCAATGTTGTCACTGGCCTTATCAAGTCCAACATGCCCTGTCGCATCACGTTCAAGGTCGCCAGCAACCTCGACAGCCGCGTCGTGCTCGACCAGCGCGGCGGCGAACTGCTGCTTGGCCAGGGCGACATGCTCTACCTCAGCCCGCAGAGCCACAAAGTCATGCGCGCGCAGGGCACCCTCGTTGATGACCTCGAAATCCGTCGGGTCGTCAAGTTCATGAAGTCCATCGCAGCCCCCAGCTTTGAACGACAACTTGTGCAGCTGCGCTCCGCAGCCGAGGGGTCCGACGAGGATCGCATCCTCCAGAGCCAGAACAACTCCTCTGCCTCACTGGCCGCCGCTCAGGAAGACCCGATGTTCGACCGGGCGGTCGAGATCGTCCTCGAAACCAAGCGCGGAAGCGTCAGTCTGCTCCAGCGACGCCTCGCCATCGGGTACACGCGGGCCAGCCGTCTCATCGACCTCATGGGCATCGCCGGGATCATCGGCGACCACAAGGGTTCCGTCGCCCGCGAAGTGATGATCACGCCTGAAGAATGGGTCGAGATCAAGCGCATGGCGGGCGAACTGGCCGCAGTCCAGGGCGGGCAACTCTTCCCGACTCAAGACAGCGCGGAGCACCCGGACGGGGGCGACGAACACCCGGAATCGGGGGATATCGACGACGAAGATGACGACTTCGCCCGAACTTCCCGTCAGGATTCTGCGTCTGACGAGGGTTGA
- a CDS encoding multidrug efflux SMR transporter, which produces MTPWILLVVAGLLEAGWAIGLKTTDGFTRLWPSVLTILAIAVSMFLLSVAARSIPIGTAYAIWVGIGALGAVILGAVFYAEPVPPARVCFVLLLLVSIVGLKLTSVPGPAPI; this is translated from the coding sequence ATGACGCCATGGATCCTGCTCGTCGTGGCCGGTCTGCTCGAAGCCGGCTGGGCCATCGGGCTCAAAACCACCGACGGCTTTACGAGACTCTGGCCGAGCGTCTTGACCATCCTGGCCATCGCAGTCAGCATGTTCCTGCTCTCCGTCGCTGCTCGTTCGATTCCGATCGGCACCGCATACGCGATCTGGGTTGGCATCGGCGCACTCGGCGCGGTCATCCTCGGGGCCGTGTTCTATGCCGAACCTGTGCCCCCGGCGCGCGTCTGTTTCGTGCTGTTGCTGCTTGTCTCGATCGTCGGTCTCAAACTCACCAGCGTGCCAGGCCCTGCGCCCATCTGA
- a CDS encoding S1 RNA-binding domain-containing protein has product MHTDANTGADSASGQTSSEAHAPTLSDQMNREIEAAMDELAAESGFAGQGAGQRRAIRGPRVVQAGREHRTGNVVSVGPTDIFVEFGPKELGVVERAGWPEDKLPKVGEPLELVVTRFDPNEGIFVCARPGAVQKADWEMLETGQDVEARVVGVNKGGLELEVAGHRAFMPAGQVSYDHVKDLSVFIGEKMVCRVQKLDRRGKGNIVLSRRDVLAKERAAKAAVLRETLAEGMVVEGTVRKIMPFGAFVDLGGVDGLIHLSDLTHDRIGHGERAIAKHVSEGQHLRVQILKLDWENDRISLGLKQLEADPFAAAATAIEEGAEVTGKVTKILEFGCFVEVAPGVEGLVHISELDWKRVNKVDDVVRQDEVICVRVLKIDQGGRKISLSLKATKPQPEREQSSRGGKGRADHDPRTPEQILEESPALRRLRAKFKQGGGLKGGLS; this is encoded by the coding sequence ATGCATACGGACGCAAACACCGGGGCGGATTCAGCATCGGGCCAGACCAGCAGCGAAGCGCACGCGCCAACGCTGTCGGACCAGATGAATCGCGAGATCGAAGCGGCCATGGATGAACTCGCTGCCGAGAGCGGCTTCGCCGGTCAAGGAGCGGGCCAGCGCCGCGCGATCCGAGGCCCGCGTGTCGTGCAGGCAGGTCGTGAACACCGTACCGGCAATGTCGTCTCGGTCGGCCCAACCGATATCTTCGTCGAGTTCGGGCCTAAGGAGCTCGGCGTCGTCGAGCGAGCCGGCTGGCCCGAGGACAAGCTTCCCAAAGTCGGTGAACCGCTCGAACTCGTCGTCACGCGCTTTGACCCCAACGAAGGCATCTTTGTCTGCGCTCGTCCGGGTGCAGTCCAGAAAGCCGATTGGGAAATGCTCGAAACCGGGCAGGATGTCGAGGCTCGCGTGGTCGGCGTCAACAAGGGCGGCCTGGAACTCGAGGTCGCTGGGCATCGCGCCTTCATGCCCGCAGGGCAGGTCTCCTACGACCACGTCAAGGATCTCTCGGTGTTCATTGGCGAAAAGATGGTCTGTCGGGTCCAGAAACTCGATCGGCGCGGGAAGGGCAATATCGTGCTCAGTCGGCGCGATGTGCTGGCCAAGGAACGTGCCGCCAAGGCTGCTGTCTTGCGCGAAACGCTCGCTGAAGGTATGGTCGTCGAAGGAACCGTGCGCAAGATCATGCCCTTCGGTGCGTTTGTCGATCTCGGCGGTGTCGATGGACTCATCCACCTCTCCGATCTCACGCACGATCGCATCGGGCATGGCGAGCGAGCGATCGCAAAGCACGTCTCCGAGGGTCAGCACCTGCGCGTGCAGATTCTCAAACTCGACTGGGAGAACGATCGCATCAGCCTCGGCCTCAAGCAACTCGAAGCCGACCCCTTCGCAGCAGCCGCAACCGCCATCGAGGAAGGCGCTGAAGTCACCGGCAAAGTCACGAAGATTCTCGAATTCGGGTGCTTCGTCGAAGTCGCACCGGGTGTCGAAGGCCTCGTGCATATCTCCGAACTCGACTGGAAACGCGTCAACAAGGTCGATGATGTCGTTCGCCAGGACGAAGTCATCTGCGTCAGAGTCCTCAAGATCGATCAGGGCGGACGCAAGATTTCGCTCAGCCTCAAGGCAACCAAGCCCCAGCCCGAGCGCGAGCAATCATCGCGAGGCGGCAAAGGCCGCGCTGACCACGATCCGCGCACGCCCGAACAGATCCTCGAAGAATCGCCGGCACTGCGCCGTCTGCGAGCCAAGTTCAAGCAGGGCGGGGGGCTCAAGGGCGGCTTGAGTTGA
- a CDS encoding rhodanese family protein, whose translation MISETSKHTDQSGIGQACTELDPRTAHDWHKAGKCMIVDVREPDEHAHEHIEGAKLVSLSTFDPAKIGARPGQSVVFQCRSGKRSQDAARLAAGLASSGVQLFNLTGGINAWKDAQLPVSTNKKVTGISVMRQVQMTIGVGVLAGCALTWFVHPLFVLLPAFFGAGLLFAGATGTCGLAAVIGRMPWNRAG comes from the coding sequence ATGATCTCAGAAACATCGAAGCACACCGACCAATCAGGGATCGGACAGGCCTGTACTGAACTTGACCCGCGCACCGCACACGATTGGCACAAGGCGGGCAAGTGCATGATCGTCGATGTCCGCGAGCCCGACGAGCACGCGCACGAACACATCGAGGGTGCGAAGCTGGTTTCGCTGTCCACGTTTGACCCTGCGAAGATCGGCGCCAGGCCCGGTCAGAGCGTTGTGTTTCAATGCCGATCGGGCAAGCGGTCGCAGGATGCGGCACGACTCGCGGCGGGGCTTGCTTCCTCGGGCGTGCAGCTCTTCAACCTCACCGGCGGCATCAACGCGTGGAAAGACGCGCAGTTGCCCGTGTCTACAAACAAAAAGGTGACTGGGATCAGCGTCATGCGGCAGGTACAGATGACGATCGGTGTCGGGGTGCTCGCTGGCTGCGCGCTGACATGGTTCGTACATCCGCTGTTCGTTCTTCTGCCGGCGTTCTTTGGCGCGGGGCTGCTGTTCGCGGGTGCGACGGGCACATGCGGCCTGGCGGCGGTGATCGGCAGGATGCCATGGAATCGGGCTGGGTAG
- a CDS encoding aldehyde dehydrogenase (NADP(+)), with protein sequence MQVHGRSIIAGRVAQADAASVLFRAIDPSTGRERPTEFAAASPADVNQACIEAWNAFHAMQTTPAAARADLLDDIAGRLATLGGTLTDTVSAETGLSSTRVISERERMAGVFRMFAEVVREGSWSRACIEPGDAARRPNPKPDLRRMLRPLGPAAVFGASNFPLAYGAAGGDTASALAAGCPVVVKSHPLHPATGELLASVLADCVREHSFPPGTFSFLQAGGARERTVGEELIDHPCIRAAGFTGSHVGGMALTNRARARPDPIPVFAEMGSINPVVLFKHALETQGPAIATRIAQSVINACGQMCTCPGLLLALRDKHTDAFTRELSAAFNAAEPGIMLGTRLRDAFVLGIEELLRIEGVDAIAGAVPSMASSQIAATATGVLLRTRATVFLREPILRNEVFGPSTVLVVCEHEEELFACLSAISGSLTGTIFAGPYDAAFATRAVPMLEQRVGRIVFNSVPTGVEVNAAMIHGGPYPASSAPHSTAQGIMAMERWCRPVCYQNAPDAILPPELRDANPLGVERIIGSVRTKEAIRRGQRASVPTPG encoded by the coding sequence GTGCAAGTTCATGGCCGTTCGATCATTGCAGGCCGCGTCGCTCAGGCCGACGCCGCGTCCGTGCTGTTCCGCGCGATCGATCCTTCCACAGGCCGCGAACGACCGACCGAGTTCGCAGCCGCCTCGCCCGCCGACGTGAATCAGGCTTGCATTGAAGCCTGGAACGCCTTTCATGCGATGCAGACCACGCCCGCCGCAGCCCGCGCCGACCTGCTCGACGACATCGCCGGTCGGCTGGCGACGCTCGGGGGAACGCTGACCGACACCGTCTCGGCCGAGACCGGGCTGAGTTCGACGCGCGTCATCTCCGAACGCGAGCGCATGGCCGGAGTGTTTCGCATGTTCGCCGAGGTGGTGCGTGAAGGCTCGTGGAGCCGCGCTTGCATCGAGCCCGGCGACGCCGCCCGTCGGCCAAACCCCAAGCCCGATCTTCGCCGCATGCTCCGCCCGCTCGGGCCCGCAGCGGTGTTTGGGGCGAGCAACTTTCCACTGGCCTACGGCGCAGCGGGCGGCGATACCGCCTCGGCTCTGGCGGCCGGCTGCCCGGTCGTCGTCAAGAGCCACCCGCTGCACCCGGCCACTGGCGAACTGCTCGCCTCGGTGCTGGCCGACTGCGTGCGTGAGCACTCTTTCCCGCCCGGGACCTTCAGTTTTCTCCAGGCCGGCGGAGCCCGCGAGCGGACGGTGGGCGAGGAACTCATCGACCACCCCTGCATCCGGGCCGCCGGATTCACCGGCTCGCACGTCGGTGGTATGGCGCTGACCAACCGAGCCCGCGCCCGCCCCGATCCGATCCCTGTCTTTGCCGAGATGGGCTCGATCAACCCTGTCGTTCTCTTCAAGCACGCACTCGAGACGCAGGGGCCCGCCATCGCCACCCGCATCGCCCAGTCCGTCATCAACGCCTGCGGCCAGATGTGCACCTGCCCGGGGCTGCTGCTGGCCCTGCGCGACAAGCACACCGACGCCTTCACACGCGAACTGTCCGCAGCCTTCAACGCGGCTGAGCCGGGAATCATGCTTGGCACGCGCCTGCGCGATGCCTTTGTCCTGGGGATCGAAGAACTGCTGCGGATCGAAGGCGTTGACGCCATCGCCGGCGCTGTCCCGAGCATGGCGTCAAGCCAGATCGCCGCGACCGCGACCGGAGTCCTGCTGCGCACACGCGCAACGGTCTTCCTGCGCGAGCCGATCCTGCGCAACGAAGTCTTCGGCCCCAGCACGGTGCTGGTCGTCTGTGAGCACGAAGAAGAACTCTTCGCCTGCCTCAGTGCCATCTCGGGGAGCCTGACCGGCACGATCTTCGCGGGTCCGTACGACGCTGCGTTCGCAACGCGGGCCGTGCCGATGCTCGAACAGCGCGTCGGGCGGATCGTGTTCAACAGCGTGCCGACGGGCGTCGAAGTCAACGCTGCGATGATCCATGGCGGTCCCTACCCGGCCTCCTCAGCGCCGCATTCGACCGCCCAGGGGATCATGGCCATGGAGCGCTGGTGCCGCCCGGTGTGCTACCAGAACGCGCCCGATGCGATCCTGCCGCCCGAACTGCGCGACGCCAACCCGCTGGGCGTCGAGCGCATCATCGGCTCTGTGCGCACAAAGGAAGCCATCCGGCGCGGGCAACGCGCTTCTGTCCCGACACCCGGATAA
- the trxA gene encoding thioredoxin yields MASPHVLELTEENFATEVLKSSQPVMVDFWAEWCQPCRILGPTVDAVAEEFAGRVKVGKVDIENAREIAMQYGIQAIPTIMIFKGGQVVDRFSGLRNKADLSSVLERALG; encoded by the coding sequence ATGGCAAGCCCGCATGTGCTTGAACTGACGGAAGAGAATTTTGCGACCGAAGTGCTCAAGTCGAGTCAGCCGGTGATGGTCGACTTCTGGGCCGAGTGGTGTCAACCTTGCCGGATTTTGGGCCCGACTGTTGACGCCGTGGCCGAGGAGTTCGCCGGGCGTGTCAAGGTTGGCAAGGTTGACATAGAAAATGCGCGCGAGATCGCGATGCAGTATGGGATTCAGGCGATTCCGACGATCATGATCTTCAAGGGCGGTCAGGTCGTCGATCGGTTCAGTGGCTTGCGCAACAAGGCCGATCTGAGCAGCGTGCTCGAAAGGGCGCTTGGCTGA
- the folP gene encoding dihydropteroate synthase, giving the protein MTQQWLIGTSRRLALDRPRIMAILNITPDSFFDGGRLSSVEMAVHAARKAVEDGADLLDIGAQSTRPGAVSVPAQIQIDRLVPVLKGIHRAGVEAPISIDTTHASVLEAALAASPDVAVVNDVSAGVEDPSLLAMASERDLGVILMHRRVEPALDSYSDQYAQDPVSDDIVTEVHTFLTERVRAACAAGIRPGSIVVDPGLGFGKSVSQNMELLRHSARFADLGSGVLSALSRKSFVGRIALGRDSEPSERLIGSIALSVAHWFCGARIFRVHDVQEHVHALSAAAGLPDSPIGIERDRM; this is encoded by the coding sequence ATGACGCAGCAATGGCTCATCGGCACTTCGCGACGCCTCGCCCTCGATCGCCCGCGCATCATGGCGATCCTCAACATCACGCCTGACAGTTTTTTTGATGGTGGAAGACTGTCGAGCGTCGAAATGGCTGTGCACGCTGCACGAAAGGCGGTCGAGGACGGCGCGGATCTGCTTGATATCGGTGCCCAGAGTACGCGACCAGGCGCAGTCAGTGTGCCGGCGCAGATTCAGATCGACAGGCTCGTGCCCGTGCTCAAAGGGATTCATCGCGCAGGGGTCGAGGCTCCGATCAGCATCGACACAACCCACGCTTCGGTGCTCGAAGCAGCGCTCGCCGCGTCGCCCGATGTCGCTGTTGTCAACGATGTCTCGGCAGGGGTCGAAGACCCGTCGCTGCTCGCAATGGCTTCAGAACGTGATCTGGGTGTGATTCTCATGCACCGGCGCGTCGAGCCTGCTCTCGACTCGTATTCCGATCAGTATGCGCAGGATCCGGTTTCTGACGACATCGTGACCGAGGTTCACACGTTCCTCACCGAGCGTGTCCGTGCTGCTTGCGCAGCGGGAATAAGACCAGGCAGTATCGTTGTTGATCCGGGGTTGGGGTTCGGAAAATCAGTGTCTCAGAACATGGAGTTGCTGCGACATTCGGCAAGGTTTGCGGATCTGGGTTCGGGTGTGTTGAGCGCGCTGAGTCGCAAGAGTTTTGTCGGCCGAATCGCGCTCGGTCGTGACAGCGAGCCGAGCGAACGGCTGATCGGGAGCATCGCATTGAGCGTGGCACACTGGTTTTGTGGTGCCCGCATCTTTCGGGTTCACGATGTGCAGGAGCATGTTCATGCCCTCTCAGCTGCGGCGGGGTTGCCGGATTCGCCGATCGGCATCGAGCGTGATAGGATGTAA
- a CDS encoding YifB family Mg chelatase-like AAA ATPase, protein MIARVQSFLLTGIDASPCEVEIDFDQNGIDRQTLVGLPDIAVKESLERVRSALGNTGYLFPVGRLLINLAPADVRKEGPMYDLPIAVGLLLAQGVVRPAPGAMDPKRTMFAGELALDGRVRPVRGAIAMALLARQQKMSAIVVPAENAAEAAVVASVPVFGVRTIAELVGLLAGELDLEPFPAPDVEDLLRRAEPEIDFADVRGQESVKRAIVVAAAGGHNLVMLGPAGTGKTMMAKALPGVLPPLSAEEALEITRIYSAAGLLPLGQGLVTARPVRTPHHTASSPAIVGGGATPKAGEISLAHRGVLFLDELPEFPRPVLETLRQPLEDHVVTIARASGTIRFPASFMLVAAMNPTPKGDIAPGAAGQRDMDRYLSRLSGPLLDRIDIHVEAPAVPFKELRSAPIGTSTAQMRELVERARALQHARQGALTPNARLSGRQLDRFAPLEERAESLLGAALTELKLSARAYDKIRRLSRTIADLDGAEAIGVSHVSEAISYRLLDRKI, encoded by the coding sequence ATGATCGCTCGCGTCCAGAGTTTCCTGCTGACCGGCATCGACGCCTCGCCCTGCGAGGTCGAGATCGACTTCGACCAGAACGGGATCGATCGCCAGACGCTGGTGGGCCTGCCTGATATCGCGGTGAAGGAATCGCTCGAGCGCGTGCGTTCGGCTCTGGGCAACACGGGCTATCTGTTTCCGGTCGGGCGATTGCTGATCAATCTTGCCCCGGCCGATGTGCGCAAGGAAGGGCCGATGTACGACCTGCCCATCGCCGTCGGGCTGCTGCTGGCCCAGGGGGTGGTGCGTCCGGCGCCGGGGGCGATGGATCCGAAGCGGACGATGTTTGCGGGCGAACTGGCGCTTGATGGGCGGGTGCGGCCGGTGCGCGGGGCGATCGCGATGGCGCTGCTGGCGCGGCAGCAGAAGATGAGCGCGATCGTCGTGCCCGCCGAGAACGCGGCCGAGGCGGCGGTGGTGGCGAGCGTGCCGGTCTTTGGCGTGCGCACGATCGCGGAACTGGTGGGCCTGCTGGCGGGTGAACTTGATCTCGAGCCGTTCCCCGCGCCCGATGTCGAGGATCTTTTGCGGCGAGCCGAGCCGGAGATCGACTTTGCCGATGTGCGCGGGCAGGAATCGGTCAAGCGTGCGATTGTCGTCGCGGCGGCGGGCGGGCACAACCTGGTGATGCTCGGGCCGGCGGGCACGGGCAAGACGATGATGGCCAAGGCGCTGCCGGGCGTGCTGCCGCCGCTTTCGGCCGAGGAAGCCCTCGAAATCACGCGGATCTATTCGGCGGCGGGGCTGCTGCCGCTGGGTCAGGGGCTGGTGACGGCGCGCCCGGTGCGCACGCCGCACCACACGGCATCGTCGCCCGCGATCGTCGGGGGCGGGGCGACGCCCAAGGCCGGGGAGATTTCGCTGGCCCACCGCGGCGTGCTGTTTCTCGATGAACTGCCCGAGTTTCCGCGGCCGGTGCTCGAGACGCTGCGCCAGCCGCTCGAGGATCATGTTGTCACGATTGCGCGCGCAAGCGGCACGATCCGCTTCCCGGCCAGTTTCATGCTCGTCGCGGCGATGAACCCGACGCCCAAGGGGGACATCGCGCCCGGCGCGGCGGGCCAGCGCGACATGGACCGTTACCTGTCGCGCTTGAGCGGGCCGTTGCTTGATCGCATTGATATTCATGTCGAGGCGCCGGCGGTGCCGTTCAAGGAACTGCGCAGCGCCCCGATCGGCACGAGCACGGCACAGATGCGCGAACTGGTCGAGCGTGCTCGGGCGCTCCAGCACGCGCGGCAGGGGGCGCTGACGCCCAACGCGCGCCTCTCGGGCCGCCAGCTCGATCGCTTCGCACCGCTCGAAGAGCGGGCCGAATCGCTGCTCGGGGCGGCGCTGACGGAACTGAAACTCTCTGCCCGCGCGTACGACAAGATCCGCCGCCTCTCGCGCACGATCGCGGACCTCGATGGAGCGGAGGCCATCGGGGTGTCGCACGTGAGCGAGGCGATCAGTTATCGTCTGCTGGATCGGAAGATCTGA
- a CDS encoding Gfo/Idh/MocA family oxidoreductase, with product MPHSQSGDNGLNSHSKVLRCGAVGVGRMGQHHARVYTQIPGVELVGVVDADFDRAKLIAERHNTRAFATEQDLIEAGVDAVSVAVPTTSHQRSASPFLREGIACLIEKPLAPDAATAQALKELAEAKGACLMVGHIERFNPVMRAMQRATRGGFEVVPRFIEVHRVSPMTFRSVDIGVVMDMMIHDLDVVLMLMGGREPDRVEAAGVAVVTEHEDLCNARLTFELPDERGRCVANITASRLALKTERVTRITGENGYIKIDYAAKKGTIIRRTANEIQLREVAEQIREGMDLTSLDWTELVNIEPLEIDDAEPLRLEIEEFLGAVRDGRRPEIDATAGFVNVRTAERIVASIKDFIRSGQALDANT from the coding sequence ATGCCACATTCCCAGTCGGGCGACAATGGCCTCAACTCCCACAGTAAGGTTCTCCGCTGCGGGGCTGTCGGCGTCGGGCGCATGGGCCAGCACCATGCGCGCGTCTATACGCAGATTCCCGGTGTTGAACTCGTCGGGGTGGTCGATGCCGACTTCGACCGCGCCAAACTCATCGCCGAACGCCACAACACGCGGGCCTTTGCCACCGAGCAGGACCTGATCGAAGCGGGAGTGGACGCGGTCAGTGTTGCTGTGCCGACAACCAGCCACCAGCGCAGCGCAAGTCCGTTTCTGCGCGAAGGCATCGCATGCCTGATTGAAAAGCCACTGGCTCCCGATGCGGCAACAGCCCAGGCGCTCAAGGAACTCGCCGAGGCCAAGGGTGCGTGCCTTATGGTTGGGCACATCGAGCGATTCAACCCTGTCATGCGCGCGATGCAGCGAGCGACTCGAGGCGGGTTCGAGGTTGTGCCCAGATTCATCGAAGTGCACCGTGTCAGCCCCATGACGTTTCGTTCGGTCGACATTGGCGTTGTCATGGACATGATGATCCACGATCTTGATGTGGTCCTCATGCTCATGGGCGGGCGCGAACCGGATCGTGTGGAGGCAGCAGGAGTCGCCGTCGTCACGGAACACGAGGATCTGTGCAATGCTCGGCTGACGTTTGAACTGCCCGATGAACGCGGACGCTGCGTGGCAAACATCACCGCAAGCCGACTGGCGCTCAAAACCGAGCGCGTCACCCGTATCACCGGCGAGAACGGATACATCAAGATCGACTACGCTGCCAAAAAGGGAACCATCATCCGGCGAACTGCGAACGAGATTCAGTTGCGGGAAGTCGCGGAGCAGATCCGCGAGGGGATGGACCTCACTAGCCTCGACTGGACCGAACTCGTGAACATCGAGCCGCTCGAAATCGATGACGCCGAACCTCTTCGCCTTGAGATCGAGGAGTTTCTCGGTGCCGTCCGCGACGGGCGCAGGCCTGAGATCGACGCCACCGCAGGTTTTGTGAATGTGCGCACAGCCGAACGCATCGTCGCGTCGATCAAGGACTTCATTCGTTCCGGGCAGGCGCTCGATGCCAACACATGA